Proteins from a single region of Dyadobacter fanqingshengii:
- a CDS encoding RagB/SusD family nutrient uptake outer membrane protein: MKNIQLHHVRIFTLVMLLLTGAGCSDLKEKPDFINPETFYKTANELKLGVNAVYDDLNSGGFGFFYDRYVFECLIGGYQVGWEKGPLQFNLGNVNPADEYIEAYWGICYRSINRANAIIETAEAMKDPNNQALIDRLKGETLFLRAFYYYGLLSYFDDAPLSVKSTQNITELPTNSGGNRAIIDQIYADTKAAAELLPASYTGADLGRATKWAAKSVLMKAQLWDEKWADAKATAEDIINNSGITLYADFAFNFDLAHENQGERIFEAQVSATASPNEYSQHSAHFNPEDFPSELGGSGWSWISTTQEFRSAYDPKDKRIAGTFIESYPTGRFGKINGVYPTVTWSPKADYNLSRFGGVVKSDANPKDPAQMIFGKAWSNKIAELDRRNSATEKNTIYIRLSDILLGHSEACNESGQGNAFTSINKVRERAGLAALKGLTQATLRDAIIQERMQEFVFEQVMYPELRRKSKFGGPIDYLSKEIKHFAQKYNVDRVPKAKDYVLPLPVKELLGNPNVKQNATWQ, from the coding sequence ATGAAAAATATACAATTACATCATGTAAGAATCTTCACGCTGGTCATGCTGCTGCTTACCGGCGCCGGCTGCTCGGATCTGAAAGAAAAACCCGATTTCATTAACCCGGAAACATTCTATAAAACGGCAAACGAACTGAAATTGGGCGTTAATGCGGTCTATGATGATCTCAATTCCGGCGGTTTCGGATTTTTCTACGACCGTTACGTATTTGAATGTCTGATCGGCGGTTACCAGGTGGGCTGGGAAAAAGGCCCGCTGCAATTCAACCTGGGCAATGTAAACCCGGCCGATGAATACATTGAAGCCTACTGGGGCATTTGCTACCGCTCAATCAACCGCGCGAACGCGATCATCGAAACCGCAGAAGCCATGAAAGACCCGAACAACCAGGCGCTGATTGACCGGTTAAAAGGCGAAACATTGTTTCTGAGGGCATTTTATTATTACGGCTTGCTCAGCTATTTCGATGACGCCCCGTTATCAGTAAAATCGACCCAAAACATTACCGAGCTTCCTACCAACAGCGGCGGAAACCGGGCGATTATTGACCAGATCTATGCCGACACCAAAGCCGCAGCCGAGCTGCTTCCGGCGAGTTACACCGGTGCCGACCTGGGCCGTGCCACCAAATGGGCAGCCAAATCCGTTCTGATGAAGGCACAATTGTGGGACGAAAAATGGGCCGATGCCAAAGCAACCGCAGAGGACATTATCAATAACAGCGGCATTACATTATACGCCGATTTCGCATTCAATTTCGACCTTGCCCATGAAAACCAGGGTGAGCGCATTTTCGAAGCACAAGTATCGGCAACGGCCAGCCCCAACGAATACAGCCAGCATTCGGCGCATTTTAATCCCGAAGATTTCCCAAGCGAGCTGGGTGGTTCCGGATGGAGCTGGATCAGCACGACCCAGGAATTCCGCTCGGCCTATGATCCAAAGGACAAAAGAATCGCAGGCACATTCATCGAAAGCTATCCAACGGGCCGTTTTGGGAAAATCAATGGCGTATATCCGACCGTAACATGGAGCCCGAAAGCCGATTACAACCTTTCGCGTTTTGGTGGCGTGGTAAAATCGGATGCGAATCCAAAAGACCCGGCGCAAATGATCTTCGGCAAAGCATGGTCCAATAAAATCGCCGAGCTGGACAGACGCAATTCGGCCACCGAGAAAAACACAATTTACATTCGTTTATCGGACATTCTCCTGGGCCATTCCGAGGCTTGTAATGAGAGCGGACAAGGCAATGCATTCACCTCGATCAACAAAGTCAGGGAGCGCGCAGGACTGGCCGCCTTAAAGGGTTTGACCCAGGCAACCTTGCGGGATGCCATCATTCAGGAACGCATGCAGGAATTTGTTTTTGAGCAAGTTATGTATCCCGAACTGCGCAGGAAGAGTAAATTCGGAGGCCCAATTGATTATCTTAGTAAAGAAATAAAACATTTTGCTCAAAAATACAATGTTGACCGCGTGCCCAAGGCGAAAGATTACGTTTTACCATTGCCGGTAAAAGAACTGCTGGGTAACCCGAATGTGAAGCAAAATGCGACCTGGCAGTAG
- a CDS encoding DUF1553 domain-containing protein, with protein sequence MLSNRLFIGAGVLIIAISSFFWLLGSLGSSSVDYNTEVKPILNKNCMGCHGGVKKAGDVSFLFEHEMVEPGKSGKIPVVRGDADASEMIRRILSDDPDEKMPKNGTPLKEEEIAILKKWINQGAKWETHWSYKKIEKPDVPSLNGFSNFFGLFDNADKKWATNEIDHFILDKLKDKGLNVSAEADRATLIRRVSLDLTGLPPTEKQVADFVNDKSENAYEKVVDRLLKSPAYGERWTSMWMDLARYADTKGYESDGGRTMWRYRDYVVKSFNQDKPFDQFTIEQLAGDLLQKDKDGFPLEENMIATGYHRNTMTNNEGGTDDEEFRTAAQIDRVNTTWEVWQGTTFACIQCHSHPYDPIPHEDYYKYMAFFNNTRDEDVWDEWPKMRFYKGEDSARVERVKSWIRQNKPEQLPQVTQFMKVMEPKINAHNFVKGDQSTVLLISYYGVKNNGNARISQVDLSEADNVVMNVSTKAQNAVLSLHLDKLDGPVISQINVPVRDSVIIAPVTKTPGKHDIFLSLKSSKNPEEWVRITWMAFQKALPGSDKPEYKSIVADYATVLTRQTESMPVIWEGKGDFARKTNVFVRGNWMVKGAEVKPDVPKLLAPMPKDAPKDRVGLAKWIVSRDNALTSRVIVNRFWEQLFGKGIVETLEDFGSQGAEPTHPELLDWLAVKFMEEDKWSIKKMLKTIVMSSTYRQSSKTDENKLEKDPYNVWISRGPRVRLSAEQVRDQALACSGLISDKMYGPGVMPPQPDKIWQSPYSGEKWVLSEGEDRYRRGVYTYWKRTAPYPSMVTFDAPSREFCQSRRILTNTPLQALVTLNDPVYLEAAEKLATKMQQRGKTPEQQLKEGYRMLTFQSIEQKNLNVLVKVYKQALDAYKKKPVEADSMLVYGKERTPELAALTISANVMLNLDNVITKE encoded by the coding sequence ATGCTGAGTAACAGATTATTTATAGGCGCGGGGGTTCTCATCATTGCCATATCTTCCTTTTTCTGGCTTTTGGGCTCATTAGGCTCTTCCTCGGTGGATTACAACACCGAGGTGAAGCCTATCCTCAATAAAAATTGCATGGGCTGTCACGGAGGGGTCAAAAAAGCAGGCGATGTGAGCTTCCTTTTTGAACACGAAATGGTGGAACCGGGTAAATCGGGGAAAATTCCCGTGGTGCGCGGTGATGCTGACGCCAGTGAAATGATACGCCGCATATTAAGCGACGATCCCGATGAAAAAATGCCCAAAAACGGCACGCCTTTGAAAGAAGAGGAGATTGCTATTTTGAAAAAATGGATCAACCAGGGTGCGAAATGGGAAACACATTGGTCTTACAAAAAAATTGAGAAACCCGACGTGCCTTCGCTCAACGGTTTCAGTAACTTCTTTGGATTGTTTGATAATGCTGATAAAAAGTGGGCTACCAACGAAATTGACCATTTTATTCTGGATAAATTAAAAGACAAGGGCTTAAATGTTTCCGCCGAAGCCGACCGCGCAACATTGATCCGGCGCGTAAGCCTGGACTTGACCGGACTTCCGCCCACTGAAAAGCAGGTTGCCGATTTTGTGAATGATAAATCTGAAAATGCTTACGAAAAAGTGGTCGACAGACTGTTGAAGTCGCCCGCATATGGCGAGCGATGGACCTCCATGTGGATGGATCTGGCCCGTTATGCGGATACGAAAGGTTATGAAAGTGACGGCGGCAGAACGATGTGGCGGTACCGCGATTATGTGGTAAAATCATTCAATCAGGATAAACCCTTTGACCAGTTCACCATCGAGCAGCTGGCCGGGGATTTATTACAAAAAGACAAAGACGGCTTCCCGCTGGAAGAAAACATGATCGCCACCGGCTATCATCGCAACACGATGACTAACAACGAAGGCGGAACCGACGATGAAGAATTCCGCACCGCCGCACAAATCGATCGCGTGAACACAACCTGGGAAGTTTGGCAGGGAACTACATTTGCCTGCATTCAATGTCACAGCCATCCCTATGACCCCATTCCGCACGAGGATTATTACAAATACATGGCCTTTTTCAACAACACACGCGACGAAGATGTGTGGGACGAATGGCCTAAAATGCGGTTTTATAAAGGCGAAGATTCCGCGCGCGTGGAGCGCGTGAAAAGCTGGATCAGGCAAAACAAACCCGAGCAGCTGCCGCAGGTGACGCAGTTTATGAAGGTGATGGAGCCAAAGATCAATGCACACAATTTCGTTAAAGGCGACCAGTCTACGGTTTTGCTGATTTCTTATTATGGTGTCAAAAATAATGGGAATGCAAGGATATCGCAGGTGGATCTTTCGGAGGCCGATAACGTGGTCATGAATGTTTCCACCAAAGCGCAGAACGCCGTGCTTTCCCTGCATCTGGACAAGCTGGACGGGCCGGTTATTTCTCAAATCAATGTGCCTGTCAGAGATTCGGTGATCATTGCACCAGTGACCAAAACGCCTGGCAAGCATGACATTTTCCTATCCTTAAAAAGCTCAAAAAATCCCGAAGAATGGGTGCGTATCACCTGGATGGCGTTCCAAAAAGCATTACCGGGATCTGATAAACCGGAATACAAGAGCATCGTGGCGGACTATGCAACGGTTTTGACTCGCCAAACGGAAAGTATGCCCGTGATCTGGGAAGGAAAAGGTGATTTTGCGCGCAAAACCAATGTTTTTGTAAGAGGGAACTGGATGGTAAAAGGCGCCGAAGTGAAACCTGATGTGCCCAAGTTGCTTGCTCCCATGCCCAAAGACGCACCCAAAGACCGCGTCGGTCTGGCCAAATGGATCGTAAGCCGCGATAATGCGCTGACTTCCCGCGTGATCGTGAACCGATTTTGGGAGCAATTGTTTGGTAAAGGAATTGTAGAAACGTTGGAAGATTTCGGTTCCCAGGGAGCCGAGCCCACCCATCCCGAGCTGCTCGACTGGCTGGCTGTCAAGTTTATGGAAGAGGACAAATGGAGCATTAAGAAGATGCTGAAAACAATCGTGATGTCATCCACTTATCGTCAAAGCTCTAAAACAGATGAGAATAAGCTGGAAAAAGATCCTTACAACGTCTGGATTTCGAGAGGCCCGCGCGTGAGGCTGAGCGCCGAGCAGGTGCGCGACCAGGCACTTGCGTGCAGTGGCTTGATTTCCGATAAAATGTACGGACCAGGCGTGATGCCGCCGCAACCCGACAAGATCTGGCAGTCGCCTTATAGTGGTGAAAAGTGGGTTTTGAGTGAAGGCGAAGACCGTTACCGGCGGGGCGTTTACACCTACTGGAAGCGAACAGCCCCCTACCCATCTATGGTCACATTCGACGCGCCAAGCCGCGAATTCTGCCAATCCAGAAGGATTTTGACCAACACACCTTTGCAGGCGCTGGTTACATTAAATGATCCGGTGTATCTGGAAGCGGCGGAAAAACTGGCGACCAAAATGCAGCAGCGCGGAAAAACGCCTGAACAGCAATTGAAGGAAGGCTACCGCATGCTCACTTTCCAAAGCATTGAACAAAAAAACCTGAATGTGCTGGTCAAAGTGTATAAGCAGGCGCTGGACGCATACAAGAAAAAACCAGTGGAAGCAGATAGCATGCTGGTCTATGGGAAAGAGCGCACACCCGAACTGGCCGCGCTGACGATTTCGGCCAATGTGATGCTAAACCTGGATAATGTTATTACCAAAGAATGA
- a CDS encoding c-type cytochrome domain-containing protein, with product MHYILLQDSSWATFIGRFHPAIVHFPIGFLLIGALLELGRRWGKVAVSESVIVFILLLSAVSATFACAAGYLLSLSGGYDANLLNNHMWKGIGVAVFAWMAWAVKSDNLQRIMPSEKVIYLPAFIIATVLTLSTGHDGGSLTHGEGYLTQYTPEPFRGLAGLPPMQQKPTEIKPITDVQQAIVYTDIVQPILEAKCTQCHSASKSKGDLRMDQLALLAKGGENGPAFVAGKGAESDMIKRCLLPENEDEHMPPKGKPQLTADQIALLSWWIDQGAPADKKVAQLTVSEAVKPALASLGKEAPANAENAKEPAVLSLKVPKANDEAIENLRKTGLIVSTLSQDQNLLEISAVNLPGFSDKQMELLQPVAQQITWLKLGGTAITDAALPQIAKFPNVSKLHLEHTVITDNGIVSLKPLAHLGYINIVDTKVGDKGLKAIADMKALRSVYVWQSAVTDSAVSQIGRKNPDLLVMNGFNEATVAQFVKAGDTGDKKELKNK from the coding sequence ATGCATTACATTTTACTCCAGGATTCGTCCTGGGCAACATTCATTGGCAGGTTTCACCCTGCCATCGTACATTTTCCTATTGGCTTTTTGTTAATCGGCGCCCTGCTTGAACTCGGCAGGCGCTGGGGAAAAGTGGCTGTCAGTGAGAGTGTTATCGTTTTTATTTTACTATTGTCGGCCGTAAGTGCCACATTCGCCTGCGCCGCTGGTTACCTGCTTTCATTAAGTGGCGGTTATGATGCGAATCTGCTCAATAACCATATGTGGAAGGGAATCGGTGTGGCTGTTTTCGCCTGGATGGCCTGGGCGGTCAAATCCGACAATTTGCAACGGATCATGCCCTCCGAAAAGGTCATTTATCTGCCAGCTTTCATCATTGCTACCGTGCTCACATTAAGCACCGGCCACGACGGCGGCTCGCTCACGCACGGGGAAGGCTATTTGACCCAATACACGCCCGAGCCATTCCGCGGCCTCGCGGGTTTGCCTCCGATGCAGCAGAAACCAACTGAAATAAAACCCATTACGGACGTGCAGCAAGCCATTGTCTACACCGACATTGTGCAGCCGATCCTGGAAGCCAAATGCACCCAATGCCACAGCGCAAGCAAAAGCAAAGGCGATTTACGGATGGATCAGCTTGCATTACTGGCCAAAGGCGGGGAAAACGGCCCGGCCTTTGTTGCCGGAAAAGGTGCAGAAAGCGATATGATCAAAAGATGCCTGCTTCCCGAAAATGAAGACGAGCACATGCCGCCCAAAGGCAAGCCGCAGCTGACGGCTGATCAGATCGCGCTGCTTTCCTGGTGGATAGACCAGGGCGCGCCGGCTGATAAAAAGGTGGCACAGCTCACCGTTTCCGAGGCAGTTAAGCCTGCATTGGCTTCGCTGGGAAAAGAAGCGCCGGCGAATGCTGAAAATGCAAAAGAACCCGCCGTACTAAGTTTAAAAGTGCCCAAGGCAAACGATGAGGCCATTGAAAATCTAAGAAAAACAGGATTAATCGTCAGCACGCTATCCCAGGATCAAAACCTGCTCGAAATCAGCGCAGTGAACCTGCCAGGGTTCAGTGACAAGCAAATGGAGCTTTTACAACCCGTTGCACAGCAAATTACATGGCTCAAACTCGGAGGCACTGCCATTACCGACGCTGCATTGCCGCAAATCGCCAAGTTTCCAAACGTGAGCAAATTGCATTTGGAACATACTGTTATTACCGATAACGGCATTGTCTCCCTGAAACCACTCGCCCATTTAGGTTATATCAACATTGTCGACACCAAAGTCGGAGACAAAGGCCTGAAAGCCATTGCCGATATGAAGGCGCTTCGCTCGGTATATGTTTGGCAATCAGCAGTTACGGATAGCGCGGTGAGCCAGATCGGAAGGAAAAACCCCGACCTTTTGGTTATGAATGGTTTTAATGAGGCCACTGTGGCGCAATTTGTGAAGGCAGGCGATACAGGTGATAAAAAAGAACTCAAAAACAAATAA
- a CDS encoding heavy metal translocating P-type ATPase, translated as MEQDINTIAPGDPVVNIAKNKCYHCGEACAQDTITADEHAFCCEGCYHVYDLLKVTELCDYYAIDDSAGISPDKSFYAGKFDYLDLPDVNTKILEFTDGNLSQVNWYIPKMHCSSCIWLLEQLYKFNPAVRSSVVNFPEKKVRITFEAEKVKLSELATLISSIGYEPYMSLNDIAGEQVKKWNRKRLYKVGIAGFCFGNVMMLSFPEYFHLGKDAFDESLRNTFGWLNLALSIPVLLYCASDFFKSAWAALKGKYLNIDAPIVIALVSIFSLSLYQIITGTGPGYFDSLTGAVFFMLTGRFFQDKTYAGISFDRDYRSYFPVAVSVLTGKAEIRTPVTDLKTSDIILIRNAELIPADSVLLSPEALIDYSFVSGEAEPVRRKKGDTIYAGGKQTGPAIELEIVRKVSQSYLTQLWNNESFSKQKEDQNQMLAARINRYFSVIVLIIASLTFAAWYFIYKNPETAFRAFTTCLLVACPCGLLFSSTFTNGNLMALFGKNQCYPKNADAIERLSKIDTVVFDKTGTITRPDDAEVVFIGSKLTDHERAMVKTLATQSSHPLSRLVVKSLAQVHSGTQALSHYIEASGSGIKGLFGSHTVKLGSAVWAGAQNDREAAMDAAHDQHFSRVYVSIDDISAGYFLVKIKYRENLHKTIDRLHDHGFNTYLLSGDKPTDQEYLAYIFGNNAHLYFKQKPEDKLAFIAALQEKMHQNVLMVGDGLNDAGALQQSNVGVAVSDDINNFTPSCDMIIDGKQLSRLPAFINLARHGQKIIKASFAISLIYNIGGLFFAIGGQLSPVLAAILMPVSLISIVGFTTIASNVAANRILKN; from the coding sequence ATGGAGCAAGACATTAATACCATAGCACCCGGAGACCCTGTTGTAAATATCGCGAAAAACAAGTGTTATCACTGCGGGGAGGCTTGCGCTCAGGATACGATTACGGCCGACGAACACGCATTTTGCTGTGAGGGCTGCTATCACGTTTACGACCTCTTAAAAGTCACCGAACTCTGCGATTATTACGCCATAGACGACTCCGCAGGCATTTCCCCCGACAAATCTTTTTACGCAGGCAAGTTCGATTACCTGGACCTGCCCGATGTCAACACAAAAATACTAGAATTTACCGACGGGAATCTTTCTCAAGTAAATTGGTATATTCCAAAAATGCATTGCAGCTCGTGCATCTGGCTCCTGGAACAGCTTTATAAATTCAACCCTGCCGTCAGAAGCTCGGTGGTAAATTTTCCGGAAAAGAAGGTCAGGATTACATTTGAAGCCGAAAAAGTAAAGCTCAGCGAGTTGGCAACATTAATTTCCAGCATTGGATATGAGCCTTACATGAGCTTGAACGACATTGCGGGTGAGCAGGTTAAAAAGTGGAATAGAAAGAGGTTGTACAAGGTCGGCATCGCCGGATTTTGCTTTGGCAATGTGATGATGCTCAGCTTCCCGGAATATTTTCATCTGGGAAAAGACGCATTTGATGAAAGCCTCCGAAACACATTTGGTTGGCTGAACCTGGCATTAAGCATTCCCGTTTTGCTTTACTGCGCCAGCGATTTTTTCAAGTCGGCCTGGGCTGCCCTTAAAGGAAAATACCTGAATATTGATGCGCCGATTGTCATAGCGCTCGTTTCTATTTTTAGTTTAAGTCTTTACCAGATCATCACCGGCACAGGCCCGGGCTATTTCGATTCCTTGACCGGCGCAGTCTTCTTCATGCTGACTGGCCGGTTTTTTCAGGATAAAACCTACGCCGGGATCTCTTTTGACCGTGATTACCGCTCCTATTTCCCCGTGGCCGTTTCTGTTTTGACGGGTAAGGCAGAAATCAGAACACCTGTAACGGATCTGAAAACCTCAGACATTATCCTGATCAGAAACGCTGAGCTTATTCCGGCCGATTCTGTTTTGCTCAGCCCGGAAGCCTTGATCGATTACAGCTTTGTTTCAGGCGAAGCCGAGCCGGTAAGGCGCAAAAAAGGCGATACGATTTATGCGGGCGGCAAGCAGACAGGCCCTGCCATTGAGCTGGAAATCGTCCGCAAAGTTTCACAAAGTTACCTGACGCAGTTATGGAATAATGAAAGTTTTTCCAAACAAAAGGAAGACCAGAACCAAATGCTGGCTGCCCGGATCAATCGGTATTTTTCAGTCATCGTATTGATCATTGCGAGCCTCACATTTGCTGCCTGGTATTTTATTTACAAAAACCCTGAAACGGCTTTCCGGGCATTCACAACCTGCCTGCTCGTTGCCTGCCCCTGCGGATTGCTGTTTTCCTCCACATTTACAAATGGCAACCTGATGGCGCTTTTTGGTAAAAATCAATGCTATCCTAAAAACGCGGATGCTATTGAACGGCTTTCCAAAATTGACACAGTCGTATTTGATAAAACGGGCACCATAACCCGCCCGGACGATGCCGAAGTGGTTTTTATTGGCTCAAAACTGACGGATCACGAACGGGCAATGGTAAAAACGTTAGCCACGCAATCTTCCCATCCGCTCAGCAGACTGGTCGTAAAAAGCCTTGCACAAGTTCATTCGGGAACACAAGCGCTTTCGCATTATATAGAAGCCAGCGGATCAGGGATCAAGGGCTTGTTTGGCAGCCACACGGTGAAGCTGGGCTCTGCGGTCTGGGCAGGAGCACAAAATGACCGGGAAGCTGCTATGGATGCTGCTCACGATCAGCACTTTTCCAGGGTTTATGTAAGTATTGATGACATTTCGGCGGGTTATTTTTTGGTAAAAATAAAATACCGGGAAAATCTGCACAAAACCATTGACCGGCTTCATGATCACGGGTTTAACACCTATTTGCTTTCCGGTGACAAGCCTACTGATCAGGAATATCTGGCGTATATTTTCGGGAACAATGCTCATTTGTATTTCAAACAAAAACCCGAAGACAAGCTGGCATTCATAGCAGCTCTGCAGGAAAAAATGCATCAAAATGTGCTGATGGTGGGCGACGGGCTCAACGATGCGGGCGCTTTGCAGCAAAGCAATGTGGGCGTTGCCGTTTCCGATGATATCAATAATTTCACACCATCCTGCGATATGATCATCGACGGCAAGCAGCTTTCCCGCCTGCCCGCGTTCATCAACCTGGCGCGTCACGGCCAGAAAATCATCAAAGCCAGCTTCGCTATATCACTGATTTACAACATCGGAGGGCTTTTCTTTGCCATAGGCGGCCAACTCTCGCCAGTGCTGGCGGCCATTCTGATGCCTGTCAGTTTGATTTCAATTGTAGGCTTTACCACCATTGCCAGCAACGTGGCAGCCAACCGAATTTTGAAAAACTGA
- a CDS encoding DUF1501 domain-containing protein — protein MENLQKELQHTALLHQTRRHFLQSVGFGLGALGLGTMLDSCGPSSAADSPGGEIAKSRIPQFAPKAKRVIYIHMAGAPSQLELFDYKPELVKYHGRDCPAEFLEGKKFAFIQGVPKMLGPQGHFAQYGQSGAWMSDYVPYLQTVADEITFLKAMHTDQFNHAPAQLLMHTGSPRLGRPSLGAWSVYGLGSENQNLPGFIVLASGGQQPDAGKSVFGSGFLPSVYQGVQCRTGGDPVLYVSDPNGMNRDMRKQTIEAINEINKQTYEDVKDPEILTRISQYEMAFRMQMSVPEVMDVSKEPQFILDMYGVKPGEGTFAMNCLLARKLVENDVRFVQLFDWGWDGHGTSKDHNVEGGLRQKCRESDQPVAALIKDLKMRGLLEETLVIWGAEFGRTPMQENRNGLVMPFMGRDHHLDAFTMWMAGGGVKQGFSHGETDELGYYGTKGRTHVHDLQATILHLMGFDHEKFTYPFQGRNFRLTDTEGKVVKEVIA, from the coding sequence ATGGAAAACCTACAAAAAGAACTCCAACATACAGCATTGCTTCATCAGACGCGGCGGCACTTTTTGCAGTCGGTCGGGTTTGGGCTGGGTGCATTGGGATTAGGGACCATGCTGGATTCCTGCGGGCCTTCTTCGGCCGCAGACAGTCCCGGCGGCGAGATTGCCAAATCGCGTATTCCGCAGTTTGCGCCCAAAGCCAAGCGCGTCATATACATCCATATGGCTGGTGCACCTTCCCAGCTCGAATTGTTTGATTACAAGCCAGAACTGGTCAAATACCACGGACGGGACTGCCCGGCAGAGTTTTTGGAAGGCAAAAAATTCGCCTTCATCCAGGGTGTGCCCAAAATGCTGGGGCCGCAGGGACATTTTGCGCAATACGGACAATCTGGCGCCTGGATGTCGGACTATGTGCCTTACTTGCAAACTGTTGCGGACGAGATCACATTTCTGAAAGCCATGCATACGGATCAGTTCAACCACGCTCCCGCACAGTTGCTGATGCATACGGGAAGTCCAAGGCTGGGGCGGCCTAGTCTGGGGGCATGGTCTGTTTATGGCTTAGGATCTGAAAATCAGAATCTTCCAGGCTTTATCGTGCTCGCTTCGGGTGGACAACAGCCCGATGCAGGCAAAAGCGTTTTCGGCAGCGGCTTCCTGCCATCGGTTTACCAGGGTGTACAATGCCGCACTGGCGGCGATCCCGTTTTGTATGTTAGTGACCCAAATGGCATGAACCGCGATATGCGCAAACAGACCATTGAAGCCATTAATGAAATCAACAAACAAACCTATGAGGACGTAAAGGACCCGGAAATTCTGACGCGGATCAGCCAGTACGAAATGGCGTTCCGCATGCAAATGTCCGTTCCCGAGGTGATGGACGTTTCCAAAGAGCCGCAATTCATCTTGGATATGTATGGCGTAAAACCCGGTGAGGGAACATTTGCCATGAACTGCCTGCTGGCGCGAAAACTGGTTGAAAATGACGTGCGTTTTGTGCAGCTCTTCGATTGGGGCTGGGACGGCCACGGCACTTCCAAAGACCATAATGTGGAAGGCGGCTTGCGCCAGAAATGCCGCGAGTCAGATCAACCGGTTGCAGCATTGATCAAGGACTTGAAAATGCGTGGGTTATTGGAAGAAACGCTCGTAATATGGGGCGCAGAATTTGGCAGGACGCCGATGCAGGAAAACCGGAACGGGCTCGTAATGCCATTCATGGGCCGCGATCACCACCTGGACGCATTCACCATGTGGATGGCAGGAGGCGGCGTCAAACAAGGTTTTTCACACGGAGAAACCGACGAGCTGGGTTATTATGGAACAAAAGGCAGAACACATGTCCATGATTTACAAGCAACTATCCTGCATTTAATGGGTTTTGACCATGAAAAATTCACCTATCCTTTCCAGGGAAGAAATTTCCGGCTTACCGATACGGAAGGAAAGGTTGTAAAAGAAGTAATTGCCTAA
- a CDS encoding sugar phosphate isomerase/epimerase family protein, with product MDRRKFMGSAIATAGMLTGFEAVSGAEKAPAQFANKLSLKILGTNWGFAGTTDAFCAAVKKEGYDGIEMWWPGTKEKQKELFAALKKHSLDVGLLCGSGEKDYAAHLDAFKKQIDAATTQYEQKPLYVNCHSGKDFFTYDQNKAFIDHTTAATVKTGIPVYHETHRGRMLFAAHIARNFIEKNPELRLTLDISHWCNVHESLLTDQQETIQLALSRVGHIHSRVGHEEGPQVNDPRAPEWDAALKAHLTWWDTVVENKVKSGETLTVLTEFGPPNYLPTVPFTHQPLADQWAINVHMMHLLRKRYLA from the coding sequence ATGGACCGTCGGAAATTCATGGGCAGCGCCATCGCCACAGCAGGTATGCTGACGGGCTTTGAAGCTGTTTCGGGTGCGGAAAAAGCGCCAGCTCAGTTTGCAAACAAGCTTTCTTTAAAAATATTGGGAACCAATTGGGGCTTTGCCGGCACGACGGACGCGTTTTGCGCAGCAGTAAAAAAGGAAGGTTACGACGGCATCGAAATGTGGTGGCCGGGAACAAAGGAAAAGCAAAAAGAGCTGTTCGCAGCGCTTAAAAAACACAGTCTGGACGTAGGCTTGCTATGCGGCTCGGGGGAAAAAGATTACGCAGCGCATTTGGATGCATTCAAAAAACAGATCGATGCCGCTACCACCCAGTATGAGCAGAAACCATTGTACGTCAACTGCCATAGCGGGAAAGATTTCTTTACATATGATCAAAACAAAGCATTTATAGACCATACCACCGCCGCCACGGTAAAAACAGGCATTCCCGTTTATCATGAAACACATAGAGGGAGAATGCTTTTTGCGGCCCACATTGCGCGCAACTTTATTGAGAAAAATCCCGAACTAAGGCTTACACTTGACATTTCGCACTGGTGCAATGTGCATGAAAGCTTGCTTACCGACCAGCAGGAAACCATCCAGCTTGCACTCTCACGCGTGGGCCACATTCACTCGCGTGTCGGGCATGAGGAAGGGCCGCAGGTGAACGATCCCCGCGCACCGGAGTGGGATGCGGCTTTAAAAGCCCACCTGACCTGGTGGGATACGGTGGTGGAAAATAAGGTAAAAAGCGGCGAAACGCTGACTGTCTTAACAGAATTCGGCCCGCCCAATTACCTGCCGACCGTTCCCTTTACGCATCAGCCGTTGGCGGATCAATGGGCCATTAATGTCCATATGATGCATTTGCTGAGGAAGCGATATCTGGCTTAA